The genome window aagagtcacaatttttaaaaggtgactagttttaaagaaattgccaagagtcacaaactttaacttgagtcatcaaatgattataaatatgtgaccatggcaccaattttaaaaataacaaagactaatttctttcattcatttctcttcatctttctaagagtttttgttcaatactttctctttcaagaaaagttcattgaccaaaaacttgtgctattctttttcttcattcacttatttctcttgccaaaagattcaaaggactaaccgcctgagaattcttttgtttcttcccttctccctcttgaaaaaagatttcaaaggactaaccacctaagatatcttttgtatccccctcacaaagaattcaagggactaaccaccTAAGAATTCATTctcctaacacattggagggtacatcctttgtgccacaagtaaagggtacatctacttggattgctatactgagaacaagagagggtacatctcttatggattagttcaagtggagggtacatccacttggttgttcaaagagaacaagggagggtacatcccttgtggatctttgacttgtaaaggattttacaaggttgaaagaaatctcaagaaccgttggttgtTCACtcttgccgaaccaatataaatcttgtgtttgtcttctgcttccctacactctttaatttcgactgtgtacttttaattgccgcttttacttttggttaagttactgtttctgttctttactttcttaacttagtagtaaaagcctagttgaatcttgtaatgttaagaaggataattttttaattagtcaagacacattaataatttattcaaccccccattcttaattattctgaggccacttgatccaacagagactctagctcagtttatgcaggtttcTATGTCCAATCAGAAGAGCACAGAGTCTGCCATAAAGAATCTTGAGGTCCAAGTGGGACAGCTTGCAAAGCAATTGGCAGATAGATCATCAAGCAGTTTTACAGCTAATACAGAGAcaaatcccaaggaggaatgtaaAGCTGTGATGACTAGAAGTAGAATGGCAATCCAAGGAGATGATAGTGAAGCtggaaagaaaatggaggaacATAAACAACAGCTGGCACCTAAGCCAACACTTGAACCTGTTTCTGATTTTGTAGAACTTGAAGAGATTAATGAGGAGACTGAAGATGACAAGGAGGAGAAGACACCAATAAaagtggaagaaaaagaaagaataagaaaaaaaaagtcaaaaaatgaaaaataaaaagagaaggtTGTTGATGATGAGCTGAGGAGAGGCAAGAGTGAAGCAAACACTGAAAAGAAGATACTACTCCAAATGAAAGCAAGGAAGTACCTTATCCCTTGGTACCTTCCAGGAATGATAAAGAAAGACATTTGGctagatttcttgatatcttcaagaaactggaaattacattgccctttggagaagcacttcaatagatgccactctatgccaaatttttagAAGATATGCTGACGAAGAAGAATCGGTACGTCCATAGTGATAGAattgtggtggaaagaaattgTTGTGCTGTGATTCAATGCATTCTTCCGCCTAAGCACAAAGATCATGGAGTTGTCACAATACCGTGTTCTATTGGTGAGATTGTTGTAGGAAAAGCTCTCATAGAtttgggagctagtatcaatctaatgcctctctccatgtgcCAGCGACTTGGAGAGCTTGAGATAATGCCTACACGCATGACTCTTCAATTAGCAGATCACTTCATCACAAGACCGTATGGAGTGATTAAAGATATTTTGGTGAAGGTGAAACACCTTATATTCCTATCTGATTTTATTGTGATAGACATAGAAAAGGATGCAGatattcctctcattcttggtCGCCCATTCATGTCTACTGCAAGCTGCATAGCAGATATGGGAAAGAAGATGTTACAAATGGGCATAGAAGATCAAAAAATCAGCTTTGATCTATTTCATGAAGATAAAGAGCCACCTGACCGGAATGTCTATTTTAAGGTTCATGTGATGGAAGAAAGAAGACCTGAGAAGAAGGTCTTGGAAGTGGGAGCATTATTGGATCTTGGATAACAGGATGATTtgtcaagctagtgacgttaaagaagcgtttactgggaggcaacccaacttttctttcccttctcttttctcattttatttctttcttgcaTGTGGATAGTAcatcttgcttgtgattgtgatttcagcttgtttagtaatgaaaaAAAGGGTTTTCAAGTTAAGTGTGAAGAGATAAGCAGAAAATGACTTAGAAATTTTTTCAGTATGCTTATCCGCTAAGTGCAGACCTTGCGCTAAACATAATCccttcatgcgctaagccgagcttgctcgcgctaagcgcaaggaCCCTGATTGATTAAGATGAATGGTTCAGCTAAGCACACAttgctgcgctaagcccaatatCTTCACTGTAAGTTACACCTTAAGCAGTGGGCTTAGCGTGGATGATGTGCTAAGCGCTACTTCCTCTctatgaaaatttattatagttgcgctaagcgcaccatCCTGCGCTAAGCCTCAGATTCATTCAGTAAGTTGAGCtttcaagttgggcttagcgggAAAGGATGCGCTAAGCGACAACATCGTTCTGTTTTGAAATCATTGGAAGTGCACTTAGCGCATGTAGAGGCGCTAAGCCTAGATCACTCTCTGTAAGTGGAAGCCTGgttgctcgctaagcccaacttcGTAGGCTAAGAGCATTTTGCAGACCAATCAGAGCTATCATCATCGCTAAGTGCACCTTGTTGCACTAAGCCCAAGTATGCCTCTGGAGCTTGAAATGTTAGCTACGCTTAGCACGAAGAGCTAGGCTAAGCACTTGAGTTTTAAAACCAAACACCAGAGGTTGCGCTAAGCACACAGCTACGCTAAGTGCTTTTGTCgtgatttctaaaaaaatagagGAACTGCCTTGGGCAGTTAAAGAACTCATTTTCTCAAAAACCCTGTACCTTTACCCTCCTCTAATTCATTGTTTTACGCTCAAGTGCTTTGACATTGCATCCTTTGCTTCCTCATACTCTGCATTACACATCCAAGTAAGTTTCCTGATTTCATTTTGCTTTGTATTTCATGCTTCACACCTTAGGATAGAGGAtttatgttttcttagttaGTATTGTTGTTAGGTTAAGTTACTTTAGTTTTAGGGTTATgtattgatgtaagctccattggagcttgaaggcctaggatcttcttcataaatggattcctttgcttcttggaagataaatgacagcagaatggagaaggaagagagagaggagacgccactacaaggagaagataagtccagaagaagctcaccaccataggaggccatggataagagcttggaggaagaaggacatgaatgaagggagaggaagagaagagccaaaattttgtgctctaaaagagctctgaaatctgaagtttaattttcaaatgatcaaagttgaaaaaatgcacacacatggcctctatttatagcctaagtgtcacacaaaattggagggaaatttgaatttctattcaaatttcacttgaatttgaaattgaatttgtggagacaaattttggagccaaaatttcactaattatgattagtaaattttagctatggtttagcccactaagccaagatcaagtccaagattctccactaagtgtgcttaggtgtcatgaggcatgtaaagcatgaaggacatgcacaaagtgtgactatgtgat of Glycine soja cultivar W05 chromosome 1, ASM419377v2, whole genome shotgun sequence contains these proteins:
- the LOC114421608 gene encoding uncharacterized protein LOC114421608, with amino-acid sequence MSNQKSTESAIKNLEVQVGQLAKQLADRSSSSFTANTETNPKEECKAVMTRSRMAIQGDDSEAGKKMEEHKQQLAPKPTLEPVSDFVELEEINEETEDDKEEKTPIKMPLYAKFLEDMLTKKNRYVHSDRIVVERNCCAVIQCILPPKHKDHGVVTIPCSIGEIVVGKALIDLGASINLMPLSMCQRLGELEIMPTRMTLQLADHFITRPYGVIKDILVKVKHLIFLSDFIVIDIEKDADIPLILGRPFMSTASCIADMGKKMLQMGIEDQKISFDLFHEDKEPPDRNVYFKVHVMEERRPEKKVLEVGALLDLG